Proteins co-encoded in one Xiphophorus couchianus chromosome 3, X_couchianus-1.0, whole genome shotgun sequence genomic window:
- the LOC114141698 gene encoding uncharacterized protein PFB0145c-like — translation MENNRDEDSSTVNVNNAKHPLNTEEVESSALRLSSLLLLCLGLLCVILTANIVYMSFTTTTQQENITSLATEKQQLIKEQKIMEKKIEEVIRDRHLSQVRARLTRERLTQDREKLSNKIEELNKERDELSEEKEKVNKQKEELSRERNKLKYKTEKLKEEREDVSKKKEELSKAKEELSKKKEELSKEKDKLSKDRKELSKEKEELRKNTNEPSKGNEDLRKEKEKLSKEKKELTKEKNELNKNKGELSKDEEKLSKDKKELSKEKDKLNKEKDDLSKDKKKVSKDKKELNKEEGDLKNLTIELSKEENELNKKTKEWNKEKDELNKKKEQLSKNTKELNTEKEKLNKRKDELTKLKAELSQEKKGLTKEMNKENEELNKIKDDLSKKRAELSKTTDELSKEKAGLNKEKDELSKQKRELSKEKDKLDKEKDELNKYKDKLSKEKKELSKKNDELNKYKDKLSKEKKELSKENDELSNKRNDLNKEKDELNKKKVDQSKTKAELNRKTEELNKEENNLNKKKLELNKENEELKKKKVDLSKEKTKLVKEKEELNKKKVDLSKETAGLDKEKQEFSKKKVDLNKVKTDLNKKKEELNKETVNLSKKTEQLSKETKELNEQKADLNTMKTDLNKMKQELNKEKVELNEEKGNLSVLRKESEIRCKEREALKTFYDYVMKFKNFPVEEFCPLNMRPKCEDCRVKEPSYNGHCYWIQDDLLSSMTWDLGRKWCNLYGSDLVVIDDLEEQEFITLQIKYHEAGKGFWLGLHHTPGGWVWIDGRKNTLEMENNSDDSDSATVNVNNAKHPLTSEEEEEPSALRRSSLLLLCLGLLCVILTANIVYMSMMTANQLENIKTLTTDKKRLIEERKMMENQIEEVIRDRHLSVVRAGLTRERLTQEREELNKEREELRKKIDDLSLEKEELSKKNDDLNNEKDELNKEKDELSKKTAELSSKTEELSKEKAELSKNTKDLNKEKLELNKEKDKLSEDKKEQSQEKDKLNKEKDELSKDKKELSQEKEKLNKERADLSKEKKYLSTEKEELKKDKAELNKEREKLRVLTDEAENRCKNRDALKKFFNHVMRFRTFPVSEMCPLYMRTKCPACREKEPLYKGHCYWIYPYDIGLLTWYQGDIWCFDDGGSLVVIDDLEEQEFINNHTTRYKGDHGYWIGLRNVRNKWLWVDERRNTLDFWIKGIPHTSGAALHMSERKATESWRAEDIQRDNKIICERPMIVWPYN, via the exons ctgaagAAGTGGAATCATCAGCACTCCGGCTCTCTTctctgttgttgctgtgtttgggGTTGCTTTGTGTCATACTGACTGCAAACATCGTCTACA tgaGTTTCACGACGACCACTCAGCAGGAAAATATCACAAGCCttgcaacagaaaaacagcaactgaTTAAGGAACAAAAAATTATGGAGAAAAAGATTGAGGAGGTGATCCGAGACAGACACTTGAGCCAAGTAAGAGCGAGGCTTACCCGAGAGAGGCTTACTCAAGACAGAGAGAAGCTGAGCAATAAGATAGAGGAGCTTAACAAAGAGAGAGACGAGCTGAGCGAAGAGAAAGAGAAggtgaacaaacagaaagaggagCTGAGCCGAGAAAGAAACAAGCTGAAGTATAAGACAGAGAAGctgaaagaagagagagaggatgtgagcaaaaagaaagaggaactGAGCAAAGCGAAAGAGGAGctgagcaaaaagaaagaagagctgAGCAAAGAGAAAGATAAGCTGAGCAAAGATAGAAAGGAGTTGAGTAAAGAGAAAGAGGAGctgagaaaaaatacaaacgAGCCAAGCAAAGGGAATGAGGATctcagaaaagagaaagagaaactgagcaaagagaaaaaggagctgacaaaagagaaaaatgagctgaataaaaacaaaggtgAGCTGagcaaagatgaagaaaaactaagcaaagacaaaaaagaactgagcaaagagaaagacaaactaaacaaagaaaaagacgatttaagcaaagacaaaaagaaggtGAGCAAAGATAAAAAGGAACTGAACAAAGAGGAGGGCGACCTGAAGAATTTAACAATAGAGCTGAGCAAAGAGGAAAATGAGCTgaacaaaaagacaaaggagTGGAACAAAGAGAAGGATGagctgaacaaaaagaaagaacagctaagtaaaaacacaaaggagctgaacacagaaaaagaaaagctgaacaaAAGGAAAGATGAGTTGACAAAATTGAAAGCAGAACTGAGCCAAGAGAAAAAGGGGCTGACAAAGGAAATGAACAAAGAGAATGAGGAGCTGAACAAAATCAAAGATGATCTAAGCAAAAAGAGAGCAGAGCTGAGCAAAACAACAGATGAGCTGAGCAAGGAGAAAGCAGGGCTGAACAAAGAGAAAGACGAGTTGAGCAAACAGAAAAGGGAGCTGAGCAAAGAGAAAGACAAACTGGACAAAGAGAAAGATGAACTGAACAAATACAAAGACAAgctgagcaaagaaaaaaaggagctgagcaaaaaaaatgatgaactgaacaaatacaaagacaagctgagcaaagaaaaaaaggagctgAGCAAAGAAAATGATGAACTGAGTAATAAGAGAAATGATCTGAACAAAGAGAAAGATgaactgaacaaaaagaaagtcgACCAGAGCAAAACGAAAGCAGAGCTGAACAGGAAGACAGAGGAGTTgaacaaagaggaaaataatttgaataaaaagaaattggagCTGAACAAAGAGAACgaagagctgaaaaaaaagaaagtggatctgagcaaagagaaaacaaagctggtcaaagagaaagaagaactgaacaaaaagaaagtagaTCTGAGCAAAGAGACAGCGGGActggacaaagaaaaacaggagtttAGTAAAAAGAAAGTGGATCTGAACAAAGTGAAAACGGatctaaacaaaaagaaagaggagcTAAACAAAGAGACAGTGAATCTGAGCAAAAAGACAGAGCAGCTGAGCAAAGAGACAAAGGAGCTGAACGAACAGAAAGCGGATCTGAACACAATGAAAACGGAtctgaacaaaatgaaacaggaGCTGAACAAAGAGAAAGTGGAGCTGAATGAAGAGAAAGGAAATCTGAGCGTATTGAGAAAGGAGTCAGAGATTCGATGCAAAGAGAGAGAGGCCCTGAAGACCTTCTACGACTATGTCATGAAGTTTAAAAATTTTCCAGTTGAAGAATTCTGCCCTCTAAATA TGAGACCAAAGTGTGAGGATTGCAGGGTAAAGGAGCCATCATACAATGGACACTGCTACTGGATTCAGGATGACTTACTAAGTTCGATGACCTGGGATTTAGGTCGAAAGTGGTGCAATTTATATGGTTCAGATTTGGTTGTAATTGATGATCTGGAGGAGCAG GAATTTATCacccttcaaataaaatacCACGAAGCTGGGAAAGGATTCTGGTTAGGGTTACATCATACGCCAGGCGGATGGGTCTGGATTGATGGACGTAAGAACACCCTTGA GATGGAGAACAACAGCGACGACAGTGACTCTGCTACAGTCAATGTCAACAATGCCAAACATCCTCTTACAT ctgaagaagaagaggagccaTCAGCACTCCGACGCTCTTctctgttgttgctgtgtttgggGTTGCTTTGTGTCATACTGACTGCAAACATCGTCTACA TGAGTATGATGACGGCCAATCAGCTGGAAAATATCAAAACCCTTACAACAGACAAAAAGCGACTGATTGAGGAACGAAAGATGATGGAAAACCAGATCGAGGAGGTGATCCGAGACAGACACCTGAGCGTAGTCAGAGCAGGACTTACCCGAGAGAGGCTTACTCAAGAGAGAGAGGAGCTgaacaaagagagagaagagcTGAGGAAAAAGATTGACGACCTGAGCTTAGAGAAAGAAGAGCTGAGCAAAAAGAATGACGATCTGAACAATGAGAAAGATGAGCTGAACAAAGAGAAAGACGAGCTGagcaaaaaaacagcagagctgAGCAGCAAGACAGAGGAGCTGAGCAAAGAGAAAGCAGAgctgagcaaaaacacaaaggacCTGAACAAAGAGAAACTCGAGcttaacaaagaaaaagacaagctGAGCGAAGACAAAAAGGAGCAGAgccaagaaaaagacaaactgaacaaagagaaagacgagctgagcaaagacaaaaaggagCTGAGCCAggagaaagagaaactgaaCAAAGAGAGAGCAGATCtgagcaaagagaaaaagtaTCTGAGCACAGAGAAAGAGGAGCTGAAGAAAGATAAAGCAGAGCtgaacaaagagagagagaagctgaGAGTATTGACAGACGAGGCAGAGAACCGATGCAAAAACAGAGATGCTCTGAAAAAGTTCTTCAATCACGTCATGAGATTTAGGACATTTCCAGTTTCAGAGATGTGCCCTCTATATA TGAGAACAAAATGTCCGGCTTGCAGGGAAAAGGAGCCATTATACAAGGGACACTGCTACTGGATTTATCCATATGACATTGGTTTGCTAACCTGGTACCAAGGTGACATCTGGTGTTTTGATGATGGTGGAAGTTTGGTTGTAATTGATGATCTGGAGGAGCAG GAGTTTATCAACAATCACACCACAAGATACAAAGGTGACCATGGATACTGGATAGGGTTACGTAATGTTCGAAACAAATGGTTGTGGGTTGATGAACGTAGGAACACTCTTGA TTTCTGGATAAAAGGGATTCCCCATACTTCAGGAGCAGCACTTCATATGTCAGAAAGAAAAGCCACAGAGAGCTGGAGAGCAGAAGACATACAGAGAGATAACAAAATCATCTGTGAGCGTCCGATGATTGTTTGGCCCTATAACTAA